A window from Deltaproteobacteria bacterium encodes these proteins:
- the ribD gene encoding bifunctional diaminohydroxyphosphoribosylaminopyrimidine deaminase/5-amino-6-(5-phosphoribosylamino)uracil reductase RibD — MDEFYMKRALRLAQKGGAWVSPNPMVGAVIVKEHRIIGEGYHQIFGGNHAEVNAINNASETIDGSTIYVNLEPCTHYGKTPPCCESIIACKPARVVIGTPDPNPIISGRGIESLKRHGIETTVGVLEESCRRLNERFFKFIRTGTPFVTLKFAQTIDGRIATAVGHSRWISSEKSLRFAHMLRSHHDAVLVGVGTLLKDDPELTVRLIRGRNPVRIVVDSCLRISPDARALKNQDIAKTMIATTIHAGSEKRARLAEMGIETMLVEHDNDRRVDLTKLLVELGKRNISSVLVEGGAAIITSLLKAKLPDRVVIVIAPKIVGKGVEAVGDLKIQSMDEALRLAYRKIRRLGDDLIIDARIEK, encoded by the coding sequence GGAGGGGCATGGGTGAGTCCAAATCCCATGGTGGGAGCAGTTATTGTAAAGGAACACCGGATTATTGGAGAGGGGTATCATCAAATATTCGGAGGCAACCACGCCGAAGTCAATGCAATCAATAATGCATCCGAAACGATCGATGGTTCAACCATCTATGTAAACCTTGAACCCTGTACCCATTACGGAAAGACCCCCCCCTGCTGTGAAAGCATTATTGCCTGCAAACCTGCCAGAGTGGTAATCGGAACTCCTGATCCCAATCCGATAATCTCCGGCAGGGGCATCGAATCCCTGAAACGTCACGGCATAGAGACAACCGTGGGTGTCCTGGAAGAATCATGCAGACGGCTCAATGAACGGTTTTTTAAGTTTATCCGGACAGGGACTCCCTTCGTAACCCTCAAGTTCGCTCAGACCATTGACGGGAGAATTGCCACTGCAGTAGGGCATTCCCGGTGGATCAGTTCGGAAAAATCTCTCAGATTTGCCCATATGTTAAGAAGCCATCACGATGCTGTCCTTGTCGGCGTGGGTACTTTATTGAAGGATGACCCGGAACTTACCGTACGCCTCATCAGGGGAAGGAACCCCGTCAGAATCGTTGTTGATTCCTGTTTGCGTATATCTCCGGATGCACGAGCTCTGAAAAATCAAGACATTGCAAAGACAATGATTGCAACCACCATTCATGCCGGCAGTGAAAAACGGGCCCGGCTTGCGGAAATGGGTATAGAAACAATGCTCGTTGAACACGATAATGATCGTCGTGTTGATCTGACAAAACTTCTCGTTGAACTGGGAAAAAGAAATATCTCTTCCGTCCTTGTTGAAGGGGGGGCAGCCATCATCACATCTCTGTTAAAGGCAAAACTGCCTGACAGGGTGGTGATCGTCATTGCTCCGAAGATCGTGGGAAAAGGAGTGGAGGCGGTCGGTGATCTGAAAATTCAAAGCATGGATGAAGCCCTCAGGCTCGCTTACAGAAAAATCCGAAGGCTTGGCGATGACCTGATTATCGACGCAAGAATTGAGAAATAA
- a CDS encoding type II toxin-antitoxin system RelE/ParE family toxin translates to MVIWTNPAKADLKSIHDFIASNSKYYAKKVTRDIVEKTDTLNKFPMIGRIVPETDNEKIREIFAYSYRIIYEIKPDCICILGIVHGKQELSPTHLYTVQEQGGHK, encoded by the coding sequence ATGGTGATCTGGACCAATCCGGCAAAAGCTGACTTAAAGTCTATTCACGACTTCATTGCATCAAATTCGAAATATTACGCAAAAAAAGTCACGCGGGATATCGTCGAAAAAACGGATACATTGAATAAATTTCCTATGATCGGCCGGATTGTTCCTGAAACCGATAACGAGAAGATTCGAGAAATATTCGCCTATTCTTACAGGATCATTTACGAAATCAAGCCGGACTGCATTTGCATATTGGGTATTGTTCATGGAAAACAGGAATTATCTCCGACGCATCTCTACACCGTGCAGGAACAGGGTGGACATAAATGA
- the ltrA gene encoding group II intron reverse transcriptase/maturase gives MLTTPENIRTLQRKLYIKAKQEKAYRFYALYDKVYRADILSHAYNLVRANKGSAGIDGVTFEAIETGEGVAAFVAELGEALKNKTYRPDPVKRVMIPKSNGDKRPLGISTIRDRVAQMAVKLVIEPIFEADFCETSYGFRPKKSAHQAVDDVAYAMNRGHTEIIDADLSKYFDTIPHTNLLAVVAERISDGEILRIIKMWLKAPVKEEDKDGKQRNISGGKGNRKGTPQGGVISPLLSNLYLHLLDRIWERHQLEKKLGARIVRYADDIVVLCRRGTNRPMVILRKILERLGLTLNEAKTRIVNAFEGKYDFLGFTICMGKGRKTGNHYPHVQPSKKSLQTIKDRVTNLTTRSRTIMPLEWVVNEVNAAVRGWVGYFHYRNCSKAMGQVRHHVEERLITHLRKRHKVRDRKTGYARFKYRALYERYGLYKVPTTAVWQRAHAL, from the coding sequence ATGCTAACAACCCCCGAAAACATCAGGACACTACAGAGGAAGCTTTACATCAAGGCCAAACAGGAGAAAGCCTATCGTTTCTACGCCTTGTACGACAAGGTATACCGGGCGGACATCCTCAGTCACGCCTACAACCTTGTCAGGGCCAATAAAGGGAGCGCCGGGATAGACGGTGTTACCTTCGAGGCCATCGAGACGGGAGAAGGGGTAGCCGCCTTTGTGGCGGAGTTGGGAGAGGCACTGAAGAATAAGACCTACCGACCCGACCCCGTGAAGCGGGTCATGATACCAAAAAGCAACGGTGATAAGCGTCCGTTAGGTATCTCGACCATCCGGGACAGGGTAGCTCAGATGGCCGTAAAACTGGTCATTGAACCGATCTTTGAAGCGGACTTTTGTGAGACCTCATACGGATTTAGACCCAAAAAGTCAGCCCACCAGGCAGTTGATGATGTAGCCTATGCCATGAACAGAGGGCATACGGAAATCATCGATGCAGATTTGAGCAAGTACTTTGATACCATTCCCCATACCAACCTTCTGGCCGTGGTCGCCGAGCGGATCAGTGATGGCGAGATATTGCGCATCATCAAGATGTGGCTCAAAGCCCCGGTTAAGGAAGAGGATAAGGATGGAAAGCAAAGGAACATCAGCGGCGGCAAAGGCAATCGCAAAGGCACACCGCAGGGGGGAGTAATCTCACCGTTGTTGTCCAACCTCTACCTGCACCTTCTGGACAGGATATGGGAACGGCATCAACTGGAGAAGAAACTCGGCGCACGCATAGTGCGCTATGCGGATGATATTGTTGTCCTGTGTCGGCGTGGAACCAATCGTCCAATGGTGATATTGCGTAAAATACTGGAGAGACTGGGACTCACCCTGAACGAGGCAAAGACGCGGATAGTCAATGCCTTCGAGGGGAAGTACGACTTCCTTGGATTTACGATCTGTATGGGGAAAGGCAGAAAGACGGGGAATCATTACCCTCATGTCCAACCTTCAAAGAAATCCCTGCAAACCATCAAAGACCGGGTCACCAATCTGACGACAAGAAGTCGGACGATAATGCCGCTTGAATGGGTAGTGAACGAGGTCAACGCCGCCGTGCGCGGCTGGGTAGGCTACTTTCACTATCGCAATTGCAGCAAAGCAATGGGCCAAGTACGGCACCATGTGGAGGAGCGGTTGATAACGCATCTGCGCAAGCGGCACAAGGTCAGAGACAGGAAGACGGGATACGCCAGGTTTAAATACCGGGCGTTGTACGAGAGGTACGGGCTTTACAAAGTGCCGACAACAGCGGTCTGGCAGAGGGCGCATGCCTTGTAG